The Vicinamibacterales bacterium genome window below encodes:
- a CDS encoding tetratricopeptide repeat protein — MAAWCAVLGAWWVLTARPVSAAPLTGLAGLVRVYDAILDARFDEVAGELKRACGPAPAEACDVLAATATWWRILLDPHSRALDAQFSAEVERAIESTEAWTEREPTSAEAHFYAGGAYAARVQWRVLRDEKVAAARDGKRIKQALERAIALDPQLDDAYFGIGLYQYYADVAPAAAKILRFLLLLPGGDKTEGLAQMRRARTQGKLLQGEADYQLHVLYLWYEKRADLAAELLESLADRYPGNPLFRAQLADVQDRYEHDITASLATWRGLLAAARDGRVNEPEVAATLARLGIARQLEAMHQTDQALEHLRPILADKPPRPSGAVAAAYLALGEAEDRLGHRDAALAAYSLAVQSAPSPDPDAIRRRASDRTRRAPDARRAEAYRLSLEGWRRLEKSDVAGAESLLLRSLTLHPADPVARYRYARALLAAKDDERALAELDVAIRGARDAPGPIAAAAHYEAARIHERLGHTEQAIAGYRAARAWFGGGADTRSAASRALNRLRAVK; from the coding sequence ATGGCTGCCTGGTGCGCGGTGCTCGGGGCGTGGTGGGTGCTGACGGCACGGCCGGTCTCGGCGGCGCCGCTGACAGGCCTGGCCGGACTGGTCCGCGTCTACGACGCGATTCTCGACGCGCGGTTCGACGAGGTCGCCGGCGAGTTGAAGCGCGCGTGCGGCCCGGCGCCCGCGGAAGCGTGCGACGTGCTCGCCGCCACCGCCACCTGGTGGCGCATCCTGCTCGACCCGCACAGCCGCGCGCTGGACGCCCAGTTCAGTGCCGAGGTGGAACGCGCGATCGAGTCGACCGAGGCCTGGACCGAGCGCGAACCGACGAGCGCGGAAGCGCATTTCTACGCCGGCGGCGCCTACGCGGCCCGCGTGCAGTGGCGGGTGCTGCGCGATGAGAAGGTCGCCGCCGCGCGCGACGGCAAGCGAATCAAACAGGCGCTCGAGCGCGCGATCGCCCTCGATCCGCAGCTCGACGACGCGTATTTCGGCATCGGGCTGTATCAGTACTACGCCGACGTCGCCCCCGCGGCGGCCAAGATCCTCCGCTTCCTGCTGCTCCTGCCCGGCGGCGACAAGACCGAGGGACTGGCGCAGATGCGGCGGGCGCGAACGCAGGGCAAGCTGCTCCAGGGGGAGGCGGATTATCAGCTGCACGTCCTCTACCTCTGGTACGAAAAGCGCGCCGACCTCGCCGCGGAGCTGCTCGAGTCGCTGGCGGATCGCTATCCGGGCAACCCGCTGTTCCGCGCGCAGCTCGCGGACGTGCAGGATCGCTACGAGCACGACATCACCGCGAGCCTGGCGACCTGGCGCGGTCTGCTCGCCGCGGCGCGCGACGGCCGGGTGAACGAACCGGAGGTCGCCGCGACGCTGGCGCGGCTGGGCATCGCGCGTCAGCTCGAGGCGATGCACCAGACCGACCAGGCGCTCGAGCATCTGCGGCCGATCCTCGCGGACAAGCCGCCGCGTCCCTCAGGCGCGGTCGCGGCCGCCTACCTCGCGCTCGGCGAAGCGGAAGACCGCCTCGGCCACCGCGACGCGGCGCTCGCCGCCTACAGCCTGGCGGTGCAGAGCGCGCCGTCGCCCGACCCGGACGCGATCCGCCGCCGGGCGTCGGATCGGACGCGCCGCGCGCCCGACGCGCGGCGCGCCGAAGCGTACCGGCTGTCGCTCGAGGGCTGGCGCCGTCTGGAGAAATCGGATGTGGCCGGAGCGGAGTCCCTGCTGCTTCGCAGCCTCACGCTCCATCCCGCCGATCCGGTCGCGCGCTACCGCTACGCCCGCGCGCTGCTCGCGGCAAAAGACGACGAGCGCGCGCTCGCCGAGCTGGACGTCGCGATCCGCGGCGCGCGCGACGCGCCGGGGCCGATCGCCGCCGCCGCTCACTACGAAGCGGCGCGCATTCACGAGCGGCTCGGGCACACCGAGCAGGCGATCGCCGGCTATCGCGCCGCGCGCGCGTGGTTCGGCGGCGGCGCCGACA